GCAGTATCTCTGTACTCAGTTACTGATCTAGGCGCTCTCACAGGTGAAACCTATAGTTACGCTCAAGATATCAATGACTTAGGCGAAGTTATCATTAATACTTCACGTAGTTCTTTCTTTTACAGTAATGGTTCGCTCAACAAAATTAGTCCCCTGCCTGGTGATAATGCGCTAGCAGTAGAGAGTATTAATAATTTAGGGCAAGTAGTTGGTAATTCGGTTAATATTAACAATTTTACTCGGAATAATCCTTTCGTATATAGTAATGGCGTTACCCAAGCCCTCCCGATCAGAGATGCTATTCCTTATGACATTAATGATAGCGGTCAAGTAGTAGGAGGAGCATCACAAATAGGAGCTTTCTTGTACAGTAATGGTACAACAACCAGTATAGGAACTCCTGGCAATGTTGCTTATGCTTTAAATAACTCCGGACAAATAGTGGGCATTCTTGATGAGAACGCAGCTTTTCTGTATGAAAATGGTCAGACTACTAGATTAAGCCCCTTCCCTGGATATAATTATTACAGTTCAGCAACAGATGTTAATGACTTAGGACAAGTAGTTTGGTATTTGGGACTCGGTGATGCTCGCGCTTTTTTGTATAGCCCCGGTGAGGGAAGCAAAGACCTTGGCAGGCTGCGTTCTACAGATCAGATTACATTGCCTTTAGCAATCAATAATTCAGGACAAGTAGTGGGTTTTTCAGGCACTGACATTGGCTTTAGTGGAACAGATGTCAATACTCAGCGGGCATTTCTTTATGAAAACAACACTCTGTATGACCTGAATGAATTGATTGCCCCTGGCTCAAACACAGGCTTGGGCTTGACAAGAGCAGAAGCCATCAATAATCGTGGACAAATTGTAGGTAGTGGTGCGATTAATGGTGAATTACATGCCTTCTTGTTAACACCAGTCTCATCTACTTCTGTGCCAGAATCAAATTTAAGTTTTCCTATTTTGACATTTAGTGCTTTTATGAGTTTATTTACTAGTTTGAAGCGCAAATCCGGTTCTAGCAGTACTGAGTACGACAAAAATATGAATGTAGTAACTTTAGTTAGACAAACAGATTACTTGTAAAGGCAAGCGCTGGATAAGGGATTTTCCAAAATAACCCAGAGTCAGAATGCAGACAACAGTTACCTAGTTTTTAGGTAACTGTTGAACTTCATTCACAAAGTTTTAGCGACTTCAGCTTAAATCGGCTTCACTTATATTTTTGTCTACATTCACATCTAAATTACGCACCAAAAAGGCCCACCTGTCTGCGGCTTCCTCGATAATCTTAGCCGTAGGTTTCCCTGCACCATGTCCCGCCTTAGTCTCAATTCTAATCAGTACTGGTGCATCACCTGCGTGAGCAGCTTGCAAAGCAGCGGCAAATTTGAAACTATGAGCAGGAACAACGCGATCGTCATGATCGGCTGTAGTAATTAAGGTTGCTGGGTAAGCTGTACCTGGTTTGAGGTTGTGCAGTGGTGAATAAGCATAAAGGGTTTTAAACTCCTCTGTGTTTTCCGGCGAACCATATTCAGAAGTCCAAGCCCAGCCTATGGTAAATTTGTGGAATCGCAACATATCCATGACACCGACGGCTGGCAAAGTTGCAGCAAATAAATCGGGACGCTGAGTCATGCAAGCACCCACCAATAAGCCGCCGTTACTACCACCAGCGATCGCTAGTTTTGCAGGTTTTGTATAATTATTAGCAATTAGCCATTCAACTGCGGCGATCAAGTCATCAAATACATTTTGCTTTTTCTCTTTCATTCCAGCTTGATGCCATTCTTCACCGTATTCTCCACCACCCCGAATATTAGGCACAGCATAAACACCACCCATCTCCATCCATATTAAGTTACTCACAGAAAAGTTCGGGGTTATTGAGATATTAAAACCACCATAACTATAAAGATAAGTTGGGTTATTTCCATCTAATTGAATCCCCTTTTTGTGAGTAATAAACATTGGCACTTGCGTACCATCTTTACTGCTGTAAAAGATTTGTTTTGTCTCGTAATCATCAGGATTAAAATCTACCTTTGGTTGACGAAAAAGTTCACTTTTTCCTGTCAGCATGTTGTAGCGATATATAGTAACCGGTGTGGTGAAGCTAGTAAAACTATAAAAAGTTTCTGTATCATATCGCTTACCACCAAAGCCACCAGCCGAACCGACTCCAGGTAATTCTACCTCGCGCACAAATGTACCTTTGAGGTCAAAAATTTTGATTTGAGTACGAGCATCTTGCAGATAATCAGCAACAAATTGGTTATTGAGAATGTTGACGCTTTCTAAAGTTGCCGCAGTTTGGGGAATAATTTCTTTCCAGCTTTCTTTAGCAGGATTGTTGATATCAACAGCTATGACTCTACCGCGTGATGCATCTAAATTTGTGCGAAAATAAAAGACGCTATCATCGTGGTCAATAAAGCTATAATTTGCTTCAAATTGATTAATTAATTCTACAACTTCCGAATTTGGGTGAGTTAAATCTTTGTAGAAAACCAAATTTTTCGAGGCACTTCCTAGCCAAACTGAAATAATTAAATAGCGTCCATCTTCTGTAAAGTCGCCACCAAAAATCCATTCTTTCTCGTCAGGACGATGATAAATTAGCACATCTTCAGATTGGGGCGTACCAAGTCTGTGATAGTAAAGCTTTTGATAATAAT
Above is a window of Nostoc sp. UHCC 0702 DNA encoding:
- a CDS encoding S9 family peptidase; this encodes MPDSKKTLTYPSHRQSDQVDNYHGTLVADPYRWLEDPDSEETKAWISAENQITFDYLSEIPAREKIKQRLTKLWDYEKYGIPFQEGDRYFFFKNDGLQNQSVLYTLKSLDAEPQVLLDPNQLSPDGTVALSGLSISEDGKLLAYGLSNSGSDWQEWKVRDIQTGEDLQDHLKWIKFSGASWTHDHQGFFYSRYDEPNAKTKLEDVNYYQKLYYHRLGTPQSEDVLIYHRPDEKEWIFGGDFTEDGRYLIISVWLGSASKNLVFYKDLTHPNSEVVELINQFEANYSFIDHDDSVFYFRTNLDASRGRVIAVDINNPAKESWKEIIPQTAATLESVNILNNQFVADYLQDARTQIKIFDLKGTFVREVELPGVGSAGGFGGKRYDTETFYSFTSFTTPVTIYRYNMLTGKSELFRQPKVDFNPDDYETKQIFYSSKDGTQVPMFITHKKGIQLDGNNPTYLYSYGGFNISITPNFSVSNLIWMEMGGVYAVPNIRGGGEYGEEWHQAGMKEKKQNVFDDLIAAVEWLIANNYTKPAKLAIAGGSNGGLLVGACMTQRPDLFAATLPAVGVMDMLRFHKFTIGWAWTSEYGSPENTEEFKTLYAYSPLHNLKPGTAYPATLITTADHDDRVVPAHSFKFAAALQAAHAGDAPVLIRIETKAGHGAGKPTAKIIEEAADRWAFLVRNLDVNVDKNISEADLS
- a CDS encoding DUF3466 family protein; translated protein: MSLLKWKACVTAVAVTAISFTASKSALAVSLYSVTDLGALTGETYSYAQDINDLGEVIINTSRSSFFYSNGSLNKISPLPGDNALAVESINNLGQVVGNSVNINNFTRNNPFVYSNGVTQALPIRDAIPYDINDSGQVVGGASQIGAFLYSNGTTTSIGTPGNVAYALNNSGQIVGILDENAAFLYENGQTTRLSPFPGYNYYSSATDVNDLGQVVWYLGLGDARAFLYSPGEGSKDLGRLRSTDQITLPLAINNSGQVVGFSGTDIGFSGTDVNTQRAFLYENNTLYDLNELIAPGSNTGLGLTRAEAINNRGQIVGSGAINGELHAFLLTPVSSTSVPESNLSFPILTFSAFMSLFTSLKRKSGSSSTEYDKNMNVVTLVRQTDYL